Proteins encoded by one window of Streptococcus sanguinis:
- a CDS encoding DUF2130 domain-containing protein, producing MNEIKCPNCGEVFTVNESQYSELLSQVRTAEFDKEIHARIEQELALAEQKSQNAQQALLSQKEQEISNLQSQIAQFETQQELAKKEAEQAASLQLQEKDKEVQQLENQLTTLRLEHENQLQKTLSALEKERDEVKNQLVLQEKEAALAQTSLKERYEVELRQKDETIEFYKDFKAKQSTKMIGESLEQHCEYEFNKNRMGMFPRAEFGKDNDARTGSKGDYIYREVDENGVEILSIMFEMKNEGDETATKKKNEHFFKELDKDRREKGCEYAILVTLLEADSELYNSGIVDVSYAYEKMYVIRPQFFLPMITLLRNAALNSLQYKQELALVREQNIDITHFEEDLDAFKVAFAKNYQSASTNFGKAIEEIDKAIRRMEEIKKFLTTSENQLRLANNKLDDVSVKKLTRKNPTMKAKFEALKE from the coding sequence ATGAACGAAATCAAATGCCCCAACTGTGGGGAGGTTTTTACTGTTAATGAGAGCCAGTACAGTGAGCTTTTGTCGCAGGTTCGGACTGCAGAGTTTGACAAGGAAATTCATGCTCGGATTGAGCAGGAACTGGCTTTAGCAGAGCAAAAATCCCAGAATGCCCAACAAGCTCTGCTATCGCAGAAAGAGCAGGAAATTAGCAATCTTCAAAGTCAAATTGCTCAGTTTGAGACCCAGCAGGAATTGGCAAAGAAAGAGGCGGAGCAGGCAGCTAGTCTTCAATTGCAGGAGAAGGATAAGGAAGTCCAGCAACTGGAAAATCAGCTGACAACTCTGCGCTTGGAGCATGAAAATCAACTGCAAAAGACCTTGTCTGCGCTGGAAAAAGAGCGAGACGAGGTTAAGAACCAGCTAGTCTTACAAGAAAAGGAAGCAGCGCTGGCTCAGACCTCGCTCAAAGAGCGTTATGAGGTAGAGCTGCGGCAGAAAGATGAGACCATAGAGTTCTATAAGGATTTCAAGGCCAAGCAGTCTACTAAGATGATTGGTGAGAGTTTGGAACAGCACTGTGAGTACGAGTTTAACAAGAATCGCATGGGGATGTTTCCACGAGCGGAGTTTGGCAAGGACAATGATGCCAGAACAGGCAGCAAGGGCGACTACATTTACCGTGAGGTGGATGAAAATGGTGTAGAAATCCTCTCCATCATGTTTGAGATGAAAAATGAAGGCGATGAGACAGCGACCAAGAAGAAAAACGAGCATTTCTTCAAAGAGCTGGATAAGGACCGGCGGGAGAAAGGCTGCGAGTATGCTATTCTGGTGACGCTTCTGGAGGCTGACAGCGAGCTCTACAATTCGGGTATTGTCGATGTGTCCTATGCCTATGAGAAGATGTATGTTATCCGGCCTCAGTTCTTCCTGCCTATGATTACCCTCCTGCGTAATGCTGCGCTTAACTCGCTCCAGTACAAGCAGGAACTGGCCTTGGTGAGGGAGCAGAATATTGATATTACGCATTTTGAGGAAGATTTGGATGCCTTTAAAGTAGCTTTCGCCAAGAACTATCAGTCTGCATCAACCAACTTTGGCAAGGCCATCGAAGAGATTGATAAGGCCATCCGCCGGATGGAAGAAATCAAGAAATTCCTGACAACCTCTGAAAACCAGCTACGATTGGCAAACAACAAACTGGACGATGTCTCTGTCAAAAAATTGACACGTAAAAACCCTACCATGAAAGCTAAGTTTGAAGCTTTGAAAGAGTGA
- a CDS encoding ABC transporter ATP-binding protein, whose translation MLNILKKFFDFCTSEDRRKFYQSIYLGVIKSFIIALRIPAIGLVVMGLIEKNLSMQTFWLALGIMLVSTVLNVWITLKITMLQTEAGYHTCAQKRIEIAEHMRYLPMGYFNQNSLGKITSVTTNTLEGLSDVATRVVMMTVQGFLTTGLITILVFLYDWRVGLVLLVGLVLFLLPNTLMRWQVGKISDDKYQADMDLVAVVLEYSQGIAEVKNYNLVNRSAKKLSKAIEGKSQLDTKMTLVTSPFIALQGIVTKLTGLFMGLFSIYFYLNGSMELLVTIMMIVSGFMIYENLDGVGSFSSLLRIVDLSVDMVNQVLAIQPMDISGQDIEPKSSRIELRDVSFSYGNKKIIDRVSLTIPEKTTTALVGPSGSGKTTLCNLIARFWDVDQGSISLDGHDVRDYSYDSLIRNFSFVFQSVYLFEDTIANNIRFGKPEASQEEVIEAAKKAACHDFILSLPDGYDTKIGEGGASLSGGERQRISIARAIIKDAPIIIMDEATANVDPENEEALMQAIQALTSDKTIIMIAHRLKTVEHADQILVLDQGRIAEQGKHQDLLAKQGIYSKFIQERKTAASWRIEMGE comes from the coding sequence ATGCTTAATATACTGAAGAAATTCTTTGATTTCTGTACGTCAGAGGACCGTAGGAAATTTTATCAATCCATTTATCTGGGCGTCATCAAGTCCTTTATCATCGCTCTGCGTATCCCAGCAATCGGCCTAGTCGTTATGGGACTGATTGAGAAGAATCTCTCTATGCAGACTTTCTGGCTGGCTCTGGGTATCATGCTGGTATCCACCGTACTAAACGTCTGGATTACCCTGAAAATCACCATGTTGCAGACGGAAGCGGGCTATCATACCTGTGCTCAGAAGCGGATTGAAATTGCCGAGCACATGCGCTATCTACCCATGGGTTACTTTAATCAAAATAGTTTGGGCAAGATTACCAGTGTTACGACCAATACGCTGGAAGGTTTGTCTGATGTGGCTACGCGAGTGGTTATGATGACTGTGCAGGGATTTCTGACAACTGGCCTCATCACTATTTTGGTTTTTCTTTATGACTGGCGGGTTGGTCTGGTTCTCTTGGTGGGTCTCGTCCTCTTTCTCCTGCCCAATACCCTCATGCGTTGGCAAGTTGGCAAGATTTCTGATGACAAGTATCAGGCGGATATGGACCTAGTAGCCGTTGTTTTGGAGTACAGCCAAGGAATTGCTGAAGTAAAGAACTATAATCTGGTCAACCGTTCTGCCAAGAAGCTGTCCAAAGCTATTGAAGGCAAGAGTCAGCTAGATACCAAAATGACACTCGTGACCTCACCTTTCATTGCCCTCCAAGGCATCGTGACCAAACTGACCGGTCTCTTTATGGGGCTTTTCTCTATTTATTTTTATCTCAATGGCAGTATGGAGCTGCTGGTAACCATTATGATGATTGTCAGTGGTTTTATGATTTATGAAAATCTAGACGGCGTTGGCTCATTCTCTTCTCTCCTGCGCATTGTTGATCTGTCGGTTGACATGGTCAATCAAGTCTTGGCTATCCAGCCGATGGACATCAGCGGTCAGGATATTGAGCCTAAGAGTAGCCGGATTGAGCTGAGAGATGTTAGCTTCTCTTATGGGAATAAGAAAATTATTGACCGGGTTTCCCTCACCATTCCAGAAAAAACGACAACTGCCCTGGTCGGACCTTCTGGATCAGGCAAAACAACGCTCTGCAATCTCATCGCCCGCTTCTGGGATGTGGATCAGGGAAGTATCAGTCTGGACGGGCATGATGTCAGGGATTACAGCTATGACAGCCTGATTCGTAATTTCAGCTTTGTCTTTCAAAGCGTCTATCTCTTTGAGGATACCATTGCCAATAACATTCGTTTTGGCAAGCCGGAGGCCAGTCAGGAAGAAGTGATAGAAGCTGCCAAGAAAGCAGCCTGTCATGACTTTATTCTCTCGCTGCCTGATGGCTATGATACCAAGATAGGTGAAGGAGGTGCCAGTCTTTCTGGAGGTGAGCGCCAGCGCATTTCCATTGCTCGGGCAATTATCAAGGATGCGCCTATCATCATTATGGATGAAGCAACAGCCAATGTTGATCCAGAAAACGAAGAAGCTCTCATGCAGGCTATTCAGGCTCTGACTAGCGATAAGACCATTATCATGATTGCCCACCGACTCAAGACAGTTGAGCATGCAGATCAGATTTTGGTGCTGGATCAAGGCCGCATTGCCGAACAAGGCAAACACCAAGACTTACTAGCTAAACAAGGCATTTACAGTAAGTTTATCCAAGAAAGAAAAACTGCTGCCAGCTGGCGGATTGAGATGGGGGAGTGA
- a CDS encoding ABC transporter ATP-binding protein: MKKKSVLAWIWDFVSLHKIYFVLSLIFAFASVISGFLPYFFIGRMINQLLAGNKNWDFYLLQSAWAGLAWIGYWGFHGISTMLSHTAAFKILAEMRHRLTDKLARLPLGTVLSQSSGSYKNIIVERVDATETTLAHLIPEFTAGIFGPIIVLIAMLVIDWRLTLLSFLTIPIVALAYMRMVANSEADYQNTLVKTKKLNDTAVEYINGIEVIKVFGKEKFSYDKFVTAAREGADCFIEWMRKFNLEMGIVTAFLPSGLLFLLPAGCYFYLQGSLTAGNFILMIILSLSLLTPLILVASYMDDLRKIGTIFGQVIDILEKPDLKRPQELRELPKGRDLVMMDVSFGYTGEEEVLHGISLDIKSGSINALVGPSGSGKSTIAKLLASFWDVTSGQITYGGLDIRQLPLDYYSRQIAYVTQDNYLFDETIMENIRMGNPAASDEEVIEIARRCGCYDFIMNLENGFETQVGSGGGHLSGGERQRIAIARAMLKDAPILILDEATAYTDPENEARIQSSLARLIEGRTLIVIAHRLSTIMSADQIVLVNDGRIEARGRHEELLTASPLYASMWRAHIATRDSGEMEGGLTHA, encoded by the coding sequence ATGAAGAAAAAATCTGTCCTTGCTTGGATCTGGGATTTTGTTTCCCTTCATAAGATATATTTTGTGCTCAGTCTGATCTTTGCCTTTGCCTCTGTGATTTCAGGATTTCTGCCTTATTTCTTTATTGGTAGAATGATTAATCAGCTCTTGGCTGGCAATAAAAACTGGGATTTCTACCTGCTGCAGTCGGCATGGGCGGGTCTGGCCTGGATTGGCTACTGGGGATTTCACGGTATTTCCACCATGCTGTCGCATACGGCTGCTTTTAAGATTCTAGCGGAAATGCGGCACCGCCTGACAGACAAGCTAGCTAGGCTGCCTCTGGGTACAGTGCTTAGTCAGTCATCAGGAAGTTATAAGAACATTATCGTTGAGCGGGTGGATGCGACCGAAACGACCTTGGCTCACCTGATTCCAGAGTTTACCGCTGGGATTTTTGGTCCGATTATTGTGCTCATTGCTATGCTGGTTATTGATTGGCGGCTGACTTTGCTGTCTTTCCTGACTATTCCCATCGTGGCGCTGGCCTATATGCGTATGGTTGCCAATAGCGAAGCAGACTATCAAAATACTCTGGTCAAGACCAAAAAGCTCAATGATACAGCGGTGGAATACATCAATGGGATTGAGGTTATCAAGGTTTTTGGCAAGGAAAAGTTCTCTTACGATAAGTTTGTGACGGCTGCTAGAGAAGGAGCAGACTGCTTTATTGAGTGGATGCGCAAGTTCAATCTGGAGATGGGCATTGTGACTGCATTTTTGCCATCAGGCTTGCTTTTTCTGCTGCCGGCTGGCTGTTATTTCTATCTGCAAGGTAGCTTGACTGCTGGCAATTTCATTCTGATGATTATTCTTTCGCTCAGTCTTCTGACTCCTCTGATTTTAGTGGCTAGTTACATGGACGATTTACGGAAAATCGGGACTATTTTTGGCCAAGTCATTGATATTCTGGAAAAGCCTGATTTGAAAAGGCCTCAGGAGCTGCGAGAACTTCCAAAAGGAAGGGATCTAGTTATGATGGATGTCAGCTTTGGCTATACAGGTGAAGAGGAAGTACTGCATGGTATTTCGCTAGATATTAAGTCTGGCAGCATCAATGCTTTAGTTGGGCCATCAGGCTCAGGTAAGTCTACAATTGCCAAGCTTCTAGCTTCTTTCTGGGATGTCACTTCTGGTCAGATTACCTATGGTGGATTGGACATTCGCCAGCTTCCGCTAGATTATTACAGTCGGCAGATTGCTTACGTGACCCAGGATAACTATCTCTTTGATGAGACTATTATGGAAAATATCCGGATGGGAAATCCAGCAGCTTCTGATGAAGAGGTCATCGAAATTGCCCGTCGCTGTGGCTGTTATGACTTTATCATGAACTTAGAAAACGGCTTTGAGACGCAGGTCGGATCTGGCGGCGGGCATCTATCTGGTGGTGAGCGCCAGCGGATTGCCATCGCCCGTGCCATGCTTAAGGATGCGCCGATTCTTATCTTGGATGAAGCGACTGCTTATACAGATCCGGAAAATGAAGCGCGGATTCAGTCCAGTCTAGCTCGTCTGATTGAGGGTCGGACCTTGATTGTCATTGCTCACAGGCTGTCTACGATTATGAGTGCAGACCAAATAGTTCTGGTCAATGATGGTCGGATTGAAGCTAGAGGCCGGCATGAAGAGTTGCTGACAGCCAGTCCGCTTTATGCTTCCATGTGGCGAGCCCATATTGCAACCAGGGATAGTGGTGAGATGGAAGGAGGGCTGACTCATGCTTAA
- a CDS encoding TetR/AcrR family transcriptional regulator — protein sequence MKKETDELNEKILESARSEFLAYGYQNASLRRICRAAGLTTGALYKRYESKDSLFVALLEPTLTALDQYGQEQKRRDYAFLEEGHLSDMWAHRLVDLQSLMRILYEHKDIMQLLLFKSQGSSQADFRMRLPHLAADETYRYLELAYKEGKINHLVKHEFLRSCMTAYYTAVFEPLAQDWPQEQALEFCHSIMDLFDWGGLLGF from the coding sequence ATGAAAAAAGAAACAGATGAGTTAAACGAAAAAATCTTGGAAAGCGCGAGGAGTGAGTTCTTAGCTTATGGCTATCAGAATGCTTCACTGCGGAGAATTTGTCGCGCTGCTGGCTTGACGACTGGGGCTCTTTATAAGCGCTATGAGAGTAAGGACAGTCTCTTTGTTGCCCTGCTTGAGCCTACTCTGACAGCCTTAGACCAGTATGGACAAGAGCAGAAGCGACGTGACTATGCTTTCCTAGAAGAGGGGCACCTGTCTGATATGTGGGCCCATCGCTTGGTGGATCTCCAGTCCCTGATGCGGATTCTCTATGAACATAAGGATATTATGCAGCTCTTGCTCTTTAAATCTCAGGGATCTTCGCAAGCGGACTTTAGGATGCGTCTGCCTCATTTGGCTGCAGACGAGACTTATCGCTATTTGGAGCTGGCTTACAAAGAGGGGAAGATCAATCATTTGGTCAAACACGAGTTTCTGCGATCGTGCATGACAGCTTATTACACTGCTGTATTTGAGCCCTTGGCTCAAGACTGGCCCCAAGAGCAGGCGCTGGAATTTTGCCATTCCATCATGGACTTGTTTGACTGGGGAGGTTTGCTAGGTTTTTGA
- a CDS encoding GNAT family N-acetyltransferase produces the protein MIHYKINPQLDFAAVLDLYASVGWSNYTNRPQQLEQAFHQSLFVMAAYDGEELVGLIRAVGDGLTIVFIQDLLVYPQYQRQGIGRSLLQQTLGRFKDVYQIQLATEQSDKNLAFYRELGFRRQEDFDCTGMIYAPDKK, from the coding sequence ATGATTCATTATAAAATAAATCCTCAGCTAGATTTTGCGGCAGTGCTAGACCTCTACGCTTCGGTTGGTTGGAGCAATTACACTAATCGACCTCAGCAGTTAGAGCAAGCCTTCCATCAGTCCTTGTTTGTGATGGCGGCCTATGATGGTGAAGAGTTGGTTGGTTTGATTCGAGCGGTCGGAGATGGGCTTACCATTGTCTTTATTCAGGATTTGTTGGTGTATCCGCAGTACCAGCGTCAGGGGATTGGCCGGAGCCTTCTTCAGCAGACGTTGGGAAGATTTAAGGATGTTTACCAAATCCAACTGGCAACGGAGCAGTCAGATAAAAATCTAGCTTTTTATCGAGAGCTCGGCTTTCGCCGACAGGAAGATTTCGACTGTACTGGCATGATTTATGCACCTGATAAAAAGTAA
- a CDS encoding ABC transporter ATP-binding protein has product MSIIELKGVTKEYGQGHTLVQALKPTDFQLEAGQFVAIIGPSGSGKTTFLTLLGHLQTPSKGQILLHGKDTSQLKEKERAALRFNDFGFILQASNLIPFLKIEDQFQLIDRLSKKERTDLDSLIELLDLQGTLKQYPKELSGGERQRAAIARALYNSPDIILADEPTASLDTERAKRVVHLLKEVTQKFHKSVVMITHDTRLLDEVDKVYEMQDGVLTQVR; this is encoded by the coding sequence ATGTCAATCATAGAACTAAAAGGGGTTACAAAAGAATACGGCCAGGGGCATACGCTAGTCCAAGCTCTGAAACCAACTGACTTCCAACTGGAAGCGGGGCAGTTTGTAGCTATAATTGGGCCGTCAGGCTCAGGTAAAACAACCTTTCTGACCTTGCTGGGGCATCTGCAAACTCCCTCAAAAGGACAGATTCTGCTGCATGGGAAAGATACTTCCCAGCTCAAGGAAAAGGAACGGGCAGCCCTGCGTTTCAATGATTTCGGCTTTATTTTGCAGGCTTCCAATCTCATTCCTTTTTTGAAAATCGAAGACCAGTTCCAGCTGATTGACCGCTTATCTAAAAAGGAAAGGACGGATCTAGACAGTCTGATTGAGCTGCTGGATCTACAAGGAACACTCAAGCAGTATCCGAAAGAATTGTCCGGCGGAGAACGGCAGCGGGCTGCTATCGCCCGAGCACTATACAATAGCCCAGATATTATATTGGCTGATGAGCCGACAGCTAGTCTGGATACGGAGCGGGCCAAGCGCGTGGTCCATCTGCTCAAAGAGGTGACCCAGAAATTCCATAAGAGCGTGGTCATGATTACTCATGATACCCGCTTGCTGGACGAGGTTGACAAGGTTTATGAGATGCAGGACGGAGTACTGACTCAAGTTCGATAA
- a CDS encoding ABC transporter permease, producing the protein MFLAFKEIVYSRGRYRLVVAVVFLITYMVFFLSSLSVGLARLNRLALDQWHAESIVLSEYANKNLIASTLKEEEYSRLLQGGSIAALGQTSAVANYEDGTDKLNAQVFGLSWDSFLAPDIIEGRPAENAYEVIADKRLQQKGVKLGDQLQLNGSERLYQVVGFTEDNSFFTQPVIFMDLDDFRELKYGSSQVKNISALVVKDGQKIEEAGLSQLSMSDFIENIPGYQPQVLTFSFMIGAMVLITFLVLGIFMYIITIQKTHLYGIMRAQGIASGKIIASIFWQIFILSTLGISLAVLALLGTQLVLPASMPFYSDWRAYAGLIILIVFMSLAGGLLSIHRVLKIDPITAIGGE; encoded by the coding sequence TTGTTTTTAGCTTTTAAAGAGATTGTCTACAGCCGCGGACGCTATCGTTTAGTGGTTGCTGTGGTCTTTCTCATTACCTATATGGTTTTCTTTTTATCTAGTCTTTCCGTCGGTTTGGCTAGGCTCAATCGCTTGGCTTTGGACCAATGGCATGCTGAGTCGATCGTCTTGTCAGAGTACGCCAATAAGAATCTAATAGCTTCGACTCTCAAGGAAGAGGAGTACAGTCGCCTGCTTCAAGGGGGCTCAATCGCTGCTTTGGGACAGACGTCAGCAGTGGCCAATTATGAAGATGGGACTGATAAACTCAATGCTCAGGTTTTTGGTCTCTCTTGGGATAGTTTTCTAGCGCCTGACATTATTGAGGGACGTCCTGCTGAGAATGCTTATGAAGTTATTGCGGATAAGCGTCTGCAGCAAAAAGGTGTGAAACTAGGCGACCAGCTTCAGCTTAATGGCAGTGAGCGCCTCTATCAGGTTGTTGGTTTCACAGAGGATAATAGCTTCTTTACGCAACCTGTAATTTTTATGGATCTAGATGATTTCAGGGAATTAAAGTACGGCTCTAGTCAGGTTAAGAATATCAGTGCACTTGTGGTCAAGGATGGTCAGAAGATTGAAGAAGCTGGACTTAGTCAGCTCTCTATGAGTGATTTTATAGAAAATATCCCTGGTTATCAGCCTCAGGTACTGACTTTTTCCTTTATGATTGGGGCCATGGTTCTGATTACATTTTTGGTATTGGGAATTTTCATGTATATTATTACCATCCAAAAGACGCATCTTTACGGTATTATGCGCGCCCAAGGAATTGCCAGTGGGAAGATTATTGCTTCTATTTTTTGGCAGATTTTCATCCTGTCCACTCTGGGAATCAGCTTAGCTGTCTTGGCTCTCTTGGGAACCCAGCTAGTCTTGCCGGCTTCTATGCCTTTTTACAGTGACTGGAGAGCTTATGCTGGTTTAATTATCCTCATTGTTTTCATGTCACTGGCTGGCGGACTCTTGTCCATTCATCGGGTTCTGAAAATTGACCCTATCACAGCGATTGGAGGTGAGTAA
- a CDS encoding TetR/AcrR family transcriptional regulator → MYEKKRRKTEKQIEDSLLQLMKEQTFETISIRQLIDLAEVNRSTFYRHYLDKYDLLEKIEDRLLGDLQTYYQKSLESACLFKLEKDFKVEDYIHEKQNLFHFFEPYLEDLAILLGPNGSPTSSRRLQEALREIFWQSISLADPHLEEVEVDLLLNHQAVSFMGTLTYWLAHLRYKAQQMSDFHARVTSVGLAGFVREHMEGD, encoded by the coding sequence ATGTATGAGAAAAAAAGAAGAAAGACAGAAAAGCAGATAGAGGATAGCTTGCTGCAGCTGATGAAAGAGCAGACTTTTGAGACTATCAGTATTCGCCAATTGATTGATTTGGCAGAGGTGAATCGCAGTACCTTTTATCGTCATTATTTGGATAAATATGATCTGCTGGAGAAGATAGAAGACCGCTTGCTAGGTGATTTGCAGACATATTATCAAAAGTCTCTAGAATCTGCCTGCTTGTTCAAGTTAGAAAAGGATTTTAAAGTGGAAGACTATATCCATGAGAAACAAAATCTTTTTCATTTTTTTGAGCCTTACTTGGAAGACTTGGCCATTCTTTTGGGTCCAAATGGCAGTCCAACTAGTTCGAGGCGGTTGCAGGAAGCTCTGAGGGAGATTTTCTGGCAGAGTATTTCCTTGGCTGATCCACATTTAGAGGAGGTTGAGGTGGACTTGCTCCTGAATCATCAAGCCGTGTCCTTTATGGGAACACTGACTTACTGGCTGGCTCATCTTCGCTATAAGGCTCAGCAAATGAGTGATTTTCATGCTAGGGTGACCTCTGTCGGTCTGGCGGGCTTTGTCAGAGAGCATATGGAGGGGGATTGA
- a CDS encoding zinc-binding dehydrogenase — translation MKSAVYTKAGQVGLTEIDRPQIIEADDAIIRIVRTCVCGSDLWRYRSPDIEAGHQNSGHEAIGIVEEIGDAVTTVKPGDFVIAPFTHGCGQCDACRAGFDGTCDSHIGNNWSNGVQAEYMRFEFANWALIKIPGQPSDYTEGMLKSLLTLADVMPTGYHAARVADVKPGDKVVVIADGAVGQCAVIAAKMRGASQIVLMSRHEDRQKMALESGATAVVAERGEEGIAKVREILGGGADAALECVGTEAAVDQALGVLHNGGRLGFVGVPHYNNRALGSTFAQNITVAGGAASVTTYDKQILLKAVLDGDINPGKVFTSSYKLEDIDQAYKDMDERKTIKSMIVFD, via the coding sequence ATGAAATCAGCAGTTTATACAAAAGCGGGCCAAGTTGGGCTGACTGAGATTGATCGTCCGCAAATCATTGAGGCAGATGATGCCATTATTCGGATTGTTCGGACCTGTGTCTGTGGCTCTGATCTATGGCGCTACCGCAGTCCAGATATTGAAGCAGGCCATCAAAATAGTGGGCACGAAGCGATTGGAATTGTCGAGGAAATTGGCGATGCAGTAACGACTGTTAAACCTGGCGATTTTGTTATTGCTCCATTTACTCATGGATGCGGGCAATGTGATGCCTGTCGAGCAGGATTTGATGGCACTTGTGATTCTCATATTGGGAATAACTGGTCAAATGGGGTGCAGGCAGAATATATGCGCTTCGAATTTGCGAACTGGGCTCTTATCAAAATCCCTGGTCAGCCCTCTGATTATACAGAAGGAATGCTCAAATCACTCTTGACACTGGCTGATGTCATGCCAACCGGCTATCATGCTGCGCGAGTGGCAGATGTTAAGCCTGGTGATAAGGTGGTCGTGATTGCTGACGGAGCTGTGGGACAATGCGCTGTTATCGCAGCTAAAATGCGTGGCGCTTCCCAAATCGTTCTTATGAGTCGTCACGAAGATCGACAAAAGATGGCCTTGGAATCCGGTGCGACAGCTGTTGTGGCAGAACGTGGCGAAGAAGGAATTGCCAAAGTCCGTGAAATCCTTGGTGGCGGGGCAGATGCAGCTCTGGAATGTGTTGGAACAGAAGCTGCTGTTGATCAAGCTCTAGGAGTCCTTCACAACGGCGGCCGCTTAGGCTTTGTCGGTGTGCCACACTATAATAACCGAGCACTTGGTTCTACCTTTGCTCAAAATATTACAGTGGCAGGCGGAGCAGCCTCTGTCACGACTTACGACAAGCAAATATTGCTCAAGGCAGTTCTTGACGGCGATATTAATCCGGGGAAGGTCTTTACTTCAAGCTACAAACTGGAAGATATCGATCAAGCTTATAAAGATATGGATGAACGCAAGACTATTAAGTCCATGATTGTCTTTGATTAG
- a CDS encoding SP_0198 family lipoprotein has translation MTITKKAFIGILSLTAAVLLAACSGNTNQGGNTSSSQNTQGQTSQSAQNQTSQSSAASSSNQPSSSSNTGQATNLDGRYQATDHDGDQHVLEINGSTGTWTETEVDGSKEIKQVQVDSANQRLIVGDDVKSYRQNGNQLIVDELDDDPDTMTFTKQ, from the coding sequence ATGACTATTACAAAAAAAGCCTTTATCGGAATTCTATCTCTGACAGCAGCAGTCCTATTGGCTGCCTGCTCAGGCAATACTAACCAAGGAGGGAATACTAGTTCATCACAGAATACACAAGGCCAAACATCACAATCTGCGCAAAATCAGACTTCGCAGTCATCAGCTGCATCTTCCTCTAATCAGCCTTCGTCATCATCAAATACAGGGCAGGCTACAAATCTAGATGGGCGCTACCAAGCAACCGACCATGATGGTGACCAGCATGTCCTAGAAATCAATGGTTCGACTGGTACTTGGACTGAGACCGAGGTCGATGGCAGTAAGGAAATCAAGCAGGTACAAGTAGATAGTGCTAATCAAAGACTGATTGTTGGCGATGATGTCAAAAGTTACCGCCAAAATGGCAATCAGCTGATTGTGGATGAATTGGATGATGATCCAGACACTATGACCTTTACTAAGCAGTAA
- a CDS encoding GNAT family N-acetyltransferase produces the protein MPIRKAQVSDIPELQELLQQILLVHHQARPDIFKAKGSKFSNEELEKILGQESTPIFVFENETGGILGHLFCSIKEPVSPILNPIKTLFIEDLCVDEKARRQKVGEQLYRFAEDYARKIGCYNLTLNVWNDNVGALRFYERLGLQAQETVMEKIL, from the coding sequence ATGCCAATCAGAAAAGCCCAAGTCAGCGATATTCCTGAACTCCAAGAACTCCTTCAGCAAATCTTGCTTGTCCACCATCAGGCTCGTCCGGACATTTTCAAGGCCAAGGGCAGCAAGTTTAGCAATGAAGAATTAGAGAAGATTCTGGGTCAAGAATCCACCCCTATTTTTGTCTTTGAAAATGAAACTGGAGGAATCCTCGGTCACCTCTTTTGCTCCATCAAGGAACCTGTCAGTCCTATACTCAATCCCATCAAAACACTTTTTATTGAGGACTTATGTGTGGATGAGAAAGCCAGAAGGCAAAAGGTCGGCGAGCAGCTTTATCGCTTTGCAGAAGACTATGCTCGAAAAATCGGCTGCTATAATCTGACTCTCAATGTTTGGAACGACAATGTTGGAGCCCTGCGTTTCTATGAGCGATTAGGGCTTCAGGCTCAGGAAACAGTGATGGAGAAGATTCTTTGA